A genome region from Solanum pennellii chromosome 12, SPENNV200 includes the following:
- the LOC107006702 gene encoding probable sulfate transporter 3.5, with protein MGSPKSLHGVNFAPPRSFGTILKANLKETLFPDDPFYEFKNDKLSKRILMGIQYFVPIFQWLPKYNFGLFKFDLLAGITIASLAIPQGISYAKLAELPPIIGLYSSFVPPLIYAIFGSSKHLAVGTVATCSLIMAESIQQKVKPHDNMQLYVSLIYSATLISGLLQAALGIFRLGFLVDFLSHSTITGFMGGTALVICLQQLKGILGLKHFTSHTDVVHVLRAVFENRKEWTWQCAVVGVIFLTFLQLSRYVRKKKPNLFWVSAIAPIIVVIVGCLFAYLFNAEKHGIDIVGKLNKGINPPSLNLINFSPEYISVVLKAGIITAMVSLAEGIAIARSFSIMDNEQIDGNKEMVAIGLMNIVGSLTSCYLSTGPFSKTAVNHNSGCKSQMSNVVMSMCMLLTLLFLAPLFGYTPLVALASIIMSAMLGLIDYEKAYHLYKTDKFDFLICMAAFFGVAFISMDMGLMMSVGLALIRALLYVARPPTCKLGTVSNNAFRDVEQYPGSKQTPNMLILKLGSPIYFPNSNYVRERILRWVRDEQSLQNSKRNEIEYLILDFGGVTSIDITGIETLFETRRSLAAKNIKIILVNPRLGVMEKLIVTRFIDVIGKESVFLTIEEAIENCRFSLNSSQTKAEDVEIA; from the exons ATGGGTTCTCCAAAGTCTTTACATGGAGTGAACTTTGCACCACCACGTAGCTTTGGGACAATTCTTAAAGCAAATTTGAAAGAAACTCTATTTCCAGATGATCcattttatgaattcaagaatgacaaattatcaaaaagaattctaaTGGGAATTCAATATTTTGTACCAATATTTCAATGGTTACCAAAATACAATTTTGGGCTATTTAAGTTTGATCTTCTTGCTGGAATTACAATTGCTAGTCTTGCAATCCCACAAGGAATAAGCTATGCAAAACTTGCTGAACTTCCTCCGATTATCGGACTCT ATTCAAGTTTTGTTCCCCCTCTAATTTATGCAATTTTTGGGAGTTCAAAACATCTTGCTGTTGGAACAGTGGCAACTTGTTCATTGATTATGGCTGAATCAATTCAACAAAAAGTTAAGCCTCATGACAATATGCAATTGTATGTTAGTTTGATCTACTCAGCCACTCTTATATCTGGTTTGCTACAAGCAGCTTTGGGGATATTTAG gCTTGGATTTTTGGTGGATTTTCTATCACATTCAACAATTACTGGATTTATGGGAGGGACAGCACTTGTTATTTGCTTACAACAATTGAAAGGCATACTTGGATTGAAGCATTTCACTAGCCATACTGATGTTGTTCATGTTTTACGTGCTGTTTTTGAAAACAGAAAAGAG TGGACATGGCAGTGTGCAGTTGTTGGAGTAATATTCCTTACTTTCTTACAATTATCTAGATATGTG AGAAAGAAGAAACCAAATCTATTTTGGGTTTCAGCAATTGCTCCAATAATTGTAGTTATAGTTGGCTGCCTTTTTGCTTATTTATTCAATGCTGAAAAACATGGCATAGATATT GTGGGAAAATTGAATAAAGGAATTAATCCACCCTCTCTCAATCTTATAAATTTTAGTCCAGAATATATATCTGTTGTTTTAAAAGCTGGGATCATTACAGCTATGGTTTCACTAGCA GAAGGAATAGCTATTGCAAGGAGTTTTTCTATCATGGATAATGAACAAATTGATGGCAACAAAGAGATGGTAGCCATTGGACTCATGAATATTGTTGGTTCTTTAACTTCTTGCTACTTAAGTACAG gGCCATTTTCAAAAACAGCAGTGAACCACAATTCTGGATGCAAGAGCCAAATGTCAAATGTAGTGATGTCAATGTGCATGTTGCTAACTTTATTGTTTTTGGCACCACTTTTTGGCTACACACCACTTGTTGCCTTGGCTTCTATCATCATGTCAGCTATGCTTGGGTTAATTGACTATGAAAAGGCATATCACCTATACAAGACTGACAAATTTGATTTCTTGATTTGTATGGCTGCTTTCTTTGGTGTTGCTTTCATTAGCATGGACATGGGACTCATGATGTCG gttgGACTTGCCTTGATAAGGGCACTTCTATATGTTGCTAGGCCACCTACTTGCAAACTTGGAACCGTTTCAAATAATGCATTTCGTGACGTAGAACAATATCCTGGTTCTAAACAAACTCCAAATATGTTGATTTTGAAGCTTGGTTCTCCAATTTACTTCCCAAATAGCAATTATGTTAGAGAAAG GATTCTAAGATGGGTTAGAGATGAACAATCTCttcaaaattccaaaagaaaTGAGATTGAATACTTGATACTTGATTTTGGAG GTGTTACATCAATTGACATAACTGGTATTGAAACTTTATTTGAAACTCGTAGATCACTAGCAGCAAAAAACATCAAG ATTATATTGGTTAATCCAAGATTAGGGGTGATGGAAAAATTAATTGTGACAAGATTTATTGATGTGATTGGGAAAGAATCAGTGTTTTTAACAATTGAAGAAGCAATTGAAAATTGCAGATTTTCACTAAACTCAAGTCAAACAAAAGCAGAAGATGTGGAAATTGCTTag
- the LOC107007166 gene encoding leucine-rich repeat extensin-like protein 4 — translation MKEKTQTPICSLFFLVLCFLCCSVFTEHTNAEFTVSENGPLTDSEAQFIKRRQLLYYRDEFGDRGENVKIDPSMVFENDRIKNAYIALQAWKQAIISDPFNITMNWVGPNVCSYTGIFCAPALDNPKIRTVAGIDLNHGDIAGYLPEELGLLTDLGIFHINSNRFCGTIPRKLSKLKILFELDLSNNRFAGKFPYVVLSLPKLIFLDIRFNEFEGNVPSQLFDKPLDAIFINHNRFAFELPENFGNSPVSVIVLASNRFHGCLPASIGNMSNLNEAILMNNGLRSCLPAEIGLLKNLTVFDVSFNQLMGPLPENFGGLVNLEQLNVAHNMLSGTIPKSICQLPKLENFTYSYNFFTGEPPVCLGLPEFHDQRNCLPNRPVQRSPGQCKAFLSRKIHCSAFKCHKFVPVLPPPPPLSPPLPAPPPPVVVPISPPPSPVYSPPPPVYNPPSPSPPPPPPSPPPPSPPPPVYSPPPPPPSPPPPPPPPPPSPPPPSPPPPVYSPPPPVYSPPPPPPSPPPPSPPPPPPPVYSPPPPPPSPLPYCVRSPPPPPPNSPPPPPHNSPPPPLAHSPPPPSPYYYNSPPPPPPNSPPPPPNSPPPPPPTYIYSSPPPPNSPPPYVYSSPPPPHSPPPPSPLPCIEPPPPPPPCIEPPPPPSPSPSPPPPPMYHYNSPPPPSPSPPPPPVYYYNSPPPPSPSPPPPPVYYYNSPPPPPPSPPPTPVYEGPLPPVIGVQYASPPPPPFY, via the coding sequence ATGAAGGAGaaaactcaaacacccattTGTTCTCTGTTTTTTCTTGTGCTCTGTTTTTTGTGTTGTTCAGTGTTTACTGAACACACAAATGCTGAGTTTACTGTTTCTGAAAATGGTCCTTTAACTGATTCTGAAGCTCAGTTCATCAAACGCAGGCAGCTTTTGTATTACAGAGATGAGTTTGGTGATAGAGgtgaaaatgtgaaaattgaTCCATCTATGGTGTTTGAGAATGACAGAATCAAGAATGCTTATATTGCTTTACAAGCATGGAAACAAGCTATCATTTCAGATCCCTTTAATATCACTATGAATTGGGTTGGTCCTAATGTATGCAGCTACACCGGAATCTTCTGTGCTCCGGCGTTGGATAATCCGAAAATCCGTACAGTTGCCGGCATTGACCTTAACCATGGTGACATTGCAGGGTATCTCCCGGAAGAGCTTGGTCTTCTTACAGATCTTGGGATTTTCCATATCAATTCCAATCGTTTCTGTGGTACAATACCGagaaagttgagcaagttgAAGATACTGTTCGAGCTGGATCTGAGTAATAACAGGTTTGCCGGGAAGTTTCCTTATGTTGTTTTGAGTTTACCCAAGTTGATATTTTTGGATATTAGGTTCAATGAATTTGAAGGTAATGTACCTTCGCAGCTTTTTGATAAGCCATTAGACGCCatttttattaatcataatCGTTTTGCGTTTGAGTTGCCGGAGAACTTTGGGAATTCGCCGGTTTCTGTGATAGTACTGGCGAGTAACCGTTTTCATGGGTGTCTTCCGGCGAGTATTGGGAATATGAGTAATCTTAATGAAGCGATTTTAATGAATAATGGGTTGCGTTCTTGTTTGCCGGCGGAGATTGGGTTGTTGAAAAATTTAACTGTGTTTGATGTGAGCTTTAATCAGTTGATGGGTCCGTTGCCGGAGAATTTTGGTGGTTTGGTGAATTTGGAGCAATTGAATGTTGCACATAATATGCTTTCTGGTACGATTCCTAAAAGTATTTGTCAGCTTCCGAAGCTTGAGAATTTTACCTATTCTTATAATTTCTTCACCGGTGAACCGCCGGTATGTTTGGGGTTGCCGGAGTTTCATGATCAACGGAATTGTTTGCCCAACAGACCGGTGCAACGGTCTCCGGGACAGTGTAAGGCATTTTTGTCTAGAAAAATTCATTGTAGTGCTTTTAAGTGTCATAAATTTGTTCCTGTTTTGCCACCTCCACCACCACTTTCGCCGCCGTTGCCTGCCCCTCCTCCGCCTGTTGTGGTGCCTATTTCTCCTCCTCCGTCGCCTGTTTATTCGCCTCCGCCACCAGTTTATAATCCTCCTTCACCTTCACCACCTCCACCACCACCCTCTCCACCTCCTCCATCACCTCCTCCACCAGTCTATTCACCACCCCCACCACCTCCATCTCCTcctccacccccacccccaccaccaCCATCTCCACCTCCACCATCACCCCCACCACCAGTTTATTCACCACCGCCACCAGTTTATTCACCGCCACCACCGCCACCATCTCCCCCTCCACCATCACCTCCACCTCCTCCGCCACCCGTTTATtcaccaccaccacctcctCCATCACCATTGCCTTATTGTGTACGCtcacctccacctccaccaCCAAATTCTCCACCTCCTCCACCACATAATTCACCACCTCCACCGCTTGCTCACTCGCCTCCACCCCCTTCACCTTATTATTACAATTCACCACCACCTCCGCCCCCAAATTCGCCACCTCCTCCACCAAATTCACCtcctccaccaccaccaacatACATTTACTCATCACCTCCGCCACCAAATTCACCACCACCATACGTGTACTCTTCACCTCCGCCACCTCATTCCCCTCCACCTCCGTCCCCATTGCCTTGTATAGAACCCCCTCCACCACCTCCTCCTTGCATTGAACCACCCCCACCACCTTCCCCTTCACCATCTCCTCCTCCACCACCAATGTATCATTACAATTCTCCGCCCCCACCATCTCCATCACCTCCTCCCCCACCGGTATATTACTACAATTCTCCACCcccaccatcaccatcacctcCTCCACCACCAGTATATTACTACAATTCTCCACCCCCACCTCCACCATCACCACCGCCTACTCCAGTATACGAAGGGCCATTGCCACCAGTAATAGGAGTTCAATATGCTTCACCACCTCCACCACCCTTTTATtaa